Proteins encoded in a region of the Equus asinus isolate D_3611 breed Donkey chromosome X, EquAss-T2T_v2, whole genome shotgun sequence genome:
- the LOC139042747 gene encoding rhox homeobox family member 2-like isoform X2: MDPRAESPEAHGLLDSTRDLEPPQQCSDEGDDEDREEVHEAKRVEISLSADGGEEEEGIQAEPEQEAAAAAAQGKEAGDGAGEGEEKDDGAVGAGAPANREAGGDGGREAGEQGPEEQPPQAAVECPQPGARRQPGRRATFTPVQLRELEGVFRHTPYPELWLR; the protein is encoded by the exons ATGGATCCCAGAGCAGAATCCCCAGAAGCACACGGCCTCTTGGACAGCACTCGGGACCTGGAGCCTCCACAGCAGTGCAGCGACGAGGGAGACGACGAGGACCGGGAAGAAGTGCATG AAGCGAAACGTGTGGAGATCTCGCTTAGCGCAGacggaggagaagaggaagaagggataCAGGCCGAACCTgagcaggaagcagcagcagcagccgcacaaggaaaagaggcaggagacggagcaggagaaggagaagaaaaggacgACGGCGCCGTTGGCGCTGGAGCTCCCGCGAACCGCGAGGCCGGCGGCGATGGCGGCCGAGAAGCGGGAGAGCAGGGGCCGGAGGAGCAGCCCCCGCAGGCCGCCGTCGAATGTCCGCAGCCTGGAGCCAGGCGGCAGCCGGGCCGCCGCGCCACGTTCACCCCGGTGCAGCTGCGGGAGCTGGAGGGCGTTTTCCGCCACACTCCGTATCCCGAATTGTGGTTGCGGTAA
- the LOC139042747 gene encoding uncharacterized protein isoform X1, with product MDPRAESPEAHGLLDSTRDLEPPQQCSDEGDDEDREEVHGEWWSGQALRPTPSKERGLGEASGQDTPPMQPLTPFFPSLGSNALIFLFGIPPLQKRNVWRSRLAQTEEKRKKGYRPNLSRKQQQQPHKEKRQETEQEKEKKRTTAPLALELPRTARPAAMAAEKRESRGRRSSPRRPPSNVRSLEPGGSRAAAPRSPRCSCGSWRAFSATLRIPNCGCGKPIALLRVVSRQHVGLVQGGLRLSHRSLSSPPSRRAT from the coding sequence ATGGATCCCAGAGCAGAATCCCCAGAAGCACACGGCCTCTTGGACAGCACTCGGGACCTGGAGCCTCCACAGCAGTGCAGCGACGAGGGAGACGACGAGGACCGGGAAGAAGTGCATGGTGAGTGGTGGTCGGGACAGGCCCTTCGGCCAACTCCAAGCAAGGAGCGTGGCCTGGGAGAGGCGAGCGGACAGGACACCCCTCCGATGCAGCCCCTCACCCCCTTCTTCCCAAGCCTGGGCTCCAACGCCCTGATCTTTCTCTTTGGGATTCCTCCTTTGCAGAAGCGAAACGTGTGGAGATCTCGCTTAGCGCAGacggaggagaagaggaagaagggataCAGGCCGAACCTgagcaggaagcagcagcagcagccgcacaaggaaaagaggcaggagacggagcaggagaaggagaagaaaaggacgACGGCGCCGTTGGCGCTGGAGCTCCCGCGAACCGCGAGGCCGGCGGCGATGGCGGCCGAGAAGCGGGAGAGCAGGGGCCGGAGGAGCAGCCCCCGCAGGCCGCCGTCGAATGTCCGCAGCCTGGAGCCAGGCGGCAGCCGGGCCGCCGCGCCACGTTCACCCCGGTGCAGCTGCGGGAGCTGGAGGGCGTTTTCCGCCACACTCCGTATCCCGAATTGTGGTTGCGGTAAGCCGATTGCTCTGCTTCGCGTCGTTTCCAGGCAGCATGTGGGGCTGGTCCAGGGCGGCCTTCGGCTCTCTCACAggtccctctcctcccctccctcacgAAGAGCCACCTAG